The following coding sequences lie in one Primulina huaijiensis isolate GDHJ02 chromosome 2, ASM1229523v2, whole genome shotgun sequence genomic window:
- the LOC140971776 gene encoding glucosamine 6-phosphate N-acetyltransferase-like, giving the protein MQTTNSVEEDMFQVRKLEITDKNKGFIVLLQQLTVCDSVSDEAFDEQFHELAKRGDEHIICVIEDYNLGKIVATGSVFIEKKFIRNCGIVGHIEDVVVDSVVRGKQLGKRIVDFLSDHARAMGCYKVILDCSVENIPFYEKCGFKKKEIQMVKYYV; this is encoded by the coding sequence ATGCAAACAACAAACTCAGTGGAAGAAGATATGTTTCAGGTCAGAAAATTAGAGATCACGGACAAAAACAAAGGCTTCATTGTACTACTTCAACAACTGACAGTTTGTGATTCCGTATCCGATGAGGCATTCGATGAACAATTTCATGAACTTGCTAAACGTGGGGATGAACATATAATATGCGTGATTGAGGACTATAATTTAGGTAAGATTGTTGCCACTGGGAGTGTGTTTATTGAGAAGAAATTCATAAGGAATTGTGGAATAGTTGGGCATATTGAAGATGTGGTGGTAGATTCTGTTGTTCGAGGTAAGCAACTAGGGAAGAGAATTGTTGATTTCCTCTCTGACCATGCTCGAGCCATGGGTTGTTACAAGGTGATTCTTGATTGCAGTGTTGAGAACATAccattttatgaaaaatgtggtTTCAAGAAGAAGGAAATCCAGATGGTGAAGTATTATGTTTGA
- the LOC140971774 gene encoding myb-related protein 2-like isoform X1 — protein sequence MYRQHHNQGKIIQPSSRMSIPAERHLFLHGTNGAGDSGLVLSTDAKPRLKWTPDLHERFIEAVNQLGGAEKATPKAVLKLMGIQGLTLYHLKSHLQKYRLSKNLHGQASSANNKTGKNYKISSKYLLKINVLTGGKLIAATGERINEASGTQMSNHNTEAQTTKNLHLGEAIQMQIEVQRRLHEQLEVQRHLQLRIEAQGKYLQAVLEKAQETLGKQNVGTISLEAAKVQLSDLVSKVSTECLDSVFPGVKELSNSCLQQTQTTQPADCSIESCLTSCHVSVRDQEMYNMPMGLSPIKFRAQESRDNDNELRKTENRWHGDIKESRGFFSRPNDNAFVSETNSSNLSMSIGHEGSKWNGSGNYLEDRFKGAETNINFFNKNTESIGLINPQNHKKSAELKLPLFSTNFDLNTDDGIDGVSNCKQLDLNGFSWG from the exons ATGTACCGCCAACACCACAACCAAGGAAAAATCATTCAACCTTCCTCGAGAATGTCAATTCCAGCTGAAAGGCACTTGTTCCTTCATGGTACAAATGGTGCTGGAGATTCGGGACTTGTGCTTTCAACTGACGCAAAGCCAAGACTAAAATGGACTCCTGACCTCCATGAACGATTCATAGAAGCAGTGAATCAACTAGGTGGAGCAGAAA AAGCTACCCCAAAAGCAGTTTTGAAACTGATGGGAATTCAAGGACTAACCTTATACCACTTAAAGAGTCACCTTCAG AAGTATAGACTCAGTAAAAACCTCCACGGACAAGCTAGCAGTGCAAACAACAAAACAGGTAAGAATTACAAAATTTCCAGtaaatatttattgaagatAAATGTACTTACTGGTGGCAAACTGATTGCAGCCACAGGAGAAAGAATAAACGAAGCAAGTGGAACTCAAATGAGCAATCACAATACTGAAGCCCAAACAACAAA AAATTTGCATTTAGGCGAAGCAATACAGATGCAGATTGAAGTGCAGCGAAGGTTACATGAACAGCTGGAG GTGCAGCGCCATTTACAGCTCCGGATAGAGGCTCAAGGTAAATATCTGCAAGCCGTGTTAGAGAAAGCACAGGAAACCCTTGGAAAACAGAATGTCGGAACAATAAGTTTGGAAGCTGCAAAGGTTCAATTATCTGACTTGGTGTCCAAAGTTTCAACAGAATGCCTAGATTCTGTATTTCCAGGAGTGAAAGAGTTGTCAAATTCATGCCTACAGCAAACACAAACAACTCAGCCAGCAGATTGTTCAATAGAGAGTTGCTTAACCTCGTGTCATGTTTCTGTGAGGGACCAAGAAATGTACAATATGCCAATGGGATTAAGCCCTATAAAATTTAGAGCGCAGGAGTCAAGGGATAACGACAATGAGCTGAGGAAAACAGAAAATAGATGGCATGGAGACATAAAAGAAAGCAGAGGGTTTTTCTCCAGGCCAAATGACAATGCATTTGTCTCGGAAACTAATTCCAGCAATTTATCAATGAGCATTGGACATGAAGGAAGTAAATGGAATGGTAGTGGCAACTATTTAGAGGACAGGTTTAAAGGGGCAgaaacaaatattaattttttcaacAAGAACACTGAGAGCATTGGTTTAATCAACCCACAGAATCACAAGAAATCGGCAGAGTTGAAACTTCCGCTCTTTTCTACAAACTTTGACCTGAACACTGATGATGGAATTGACGGTGTCTCAAACTGCAAGCAACTGGATTTAAATGGCTTCAGCTGGGGATGA
- the LOC140971774 gene encoding myb-related protein 2-like isoform X2, whose amino-acid sequence MYRQHHNQGKIIQPSSRMSIPAERHLFLHGTNGAGDSGLVLSTDAKPRLKWTPDLHERFIEAVNQLGGAEKATPKAVLKLMGIQGLTLYHLKSHLQKYRLSKNLHGQASSANNKTATGERINEASGTQMSNHNTEAQTTKNLHLGEAIQMQIEVQRRLHEQLEVQRHLQLRIEAQGKYLQAVLEKAQETLGKQNVGTISLEAAKVQLSDLVSKVSTECLDSVFPGVKELSNSCLQQTQTTQPADCSIESCLTSCHVSVRDQEMYNMPMGLSPIKFRAQESRDNDNELRKTENRWHGDIKESRGFFSRPNDNAFVSETNSSNLSMSIGHEGSKWNGSGNYLEDRFKGAETNINFFNKNTESIGLINPQNHKKSAELKLPLFSTNFDLNTDDGIDGVSNCKQLDLNGFSWG is encoded by the exons ATGTACCGCCAACACCACAACCAAGGAAAAATCATTCAACCTTCCTCGAGAATGTCAATTCCAGCTGAAAGGCACTTGTTCCTTCATGGTACAAATGGTGCTGGAGATTCGGGACTTGTGCTTTCAACTGACGCAAAGCCAAGACTAAAATGGACTCCTGACCTCCATGAACGATTCATAGAAGCAGTGAATCAACTAGGTGGAGCAGAAA AAGCTACCCCAAAAGCAGTTTTGAAACTGATGGGAATTCAAGGACTAACCTTATACCACTTAAAGAGTCACCTTCAG AAGTATAGACTCAGTAAAAACCTCCACGGACAAGCTAGCAGTGCAAACAACAAAACAG CCACAGGAGAAAGAATAAACGAAGCAAGTGGAACTCAAATGAGCAATCACAATACTGAAGCCCAAACAACAAA AAATTTGCATTTAGGCGAAGCAATACAGATGCAGATTGAAGTGCAGCGAAGGTTACATGAACAGCTGGAG GTGCAGCGCCATTTACAGCTCCGGATAGAGGCTCAAGGTAAATATCTGCAAGCCGTGTTAGAGAAAGCACAGGAAACCCTTGGAAAACAGAATGTCGGAACAATAAGTTTGGAAGCTGCAAAGGTTCAATTATCTGACTTGGTGTCCAAAGTTTCAACAGAATGCCTAGATTCTGTATTTCCAGGAGTGAAAGAGTTGTCAAATTCATGCCTACAGCAAACACAAACAACTCAGCCAGCAGATTGTTCAATAGAGAGTTGCTTAACCTCGTGTCATGTTTCTGTGAGGGACCAAGAAATGTACAATATGCCAATGGGATTAAGCCCTATAAAATTTAGAGCGCAGGAGTCAAGGGATAACGACAATGAGCTGAGGAAAACAGAAAATAGATGGCATGGAGACATAAAAGAAAGCAGAGGGTTTTTCTCCAGGCCAAATGACAATGCATTTGTCTCGGAAACTAATTCCAGCAATTTATCAATGAGCATTGGACATGAAGGAAGTAAATGGAATGGTAGTGGCAACTATTTAGAGGACAGGTTTAAAGGGGCAgaaacaaatattaattttttcaacAAGAACACTGAGAGCATTGGTTTAATCAACCCACAGAATCACAAGAAATCGGCAGAGTTGAAACTTCCGCTCTTTTCTACAAACTTTGACCTGAACACTGATGATGGAATTGACGGTGTCTCAAACTGCAAGCAACTGGATTTAAATGGCTTCAGCTGGGGATGA